One Zeugodacus cucurbitae isolate PBARC_wt_2022May chromosome 3, idZeuCucr1.2, whole genome shotgun sequence genomic region harbors:
- the LOC105217086 gene encoding cuticle protein 8: MKAILALTLLAVSYFATSSAGLIGHGVPIPIELEEHTPPQYEFHYSVHDTHTGDVKDQFEHRHGDYVTGRYSLIEPDGQRRVVEYNADPLLGFTAQVHREVPVIRQLPLHH; encoded by the exons ATGAAAGCCATc CTTGCTCTCACTTTGCTCGCCGTCAGCTACTTTGCCACCAGCAGCGCAGGTCTAATTGGACATGGTGTTCCGATCCCCATCGAATTGGAGGAGCATACCCCACCGCAGTATGAGTTCCACTATTCCGTGCATGACACGCACACCGGCGATGTGAAGGATCAGTTCGAGCATCGTCACGGCGATTATGTAACAGGGCGTTACTCGCTGATTGAACCCGATGGTCAGCGTCGTGTTGTGGAATACAATGCCGATCCATTGTTGGGCTTCACCGCTCAAGTACATCGGGAAGTGCCAGTAATCCGTCAGTTGCCGTTACATCACTAA